A genomic stretch from Brachyhypopomus gauderio isolate BG-103 unplaced genomic scaffold, BGAUD_0.2 sc43, whole genome shotgun sequence includes:
- the esr2b gene encoding estrogen receptor 2b: MSSSPEADPESASPVLQRSRAAEQEEPSLLLPVVYPSPLGMDRDAVCIPSPYADGNQEYGHLSGSEHHHRALAFYGTPAPCVSEGPVIGPPLSPSLFWSVQPAQAPPSLALQCPPPLVYSEPRGHTPWAESKTHALSHNSSLQPLMKPFGKSADDDGASCSSSSRSLAIAKSDLHFCVVCHDYASGYHYGVWSCEGCKAFFKRSIQGHNDYICPATNQCTIDKNRRKSCQACRLRKCYEVGMMKCGVRRERCGYRGVRHRRAPQIRDGSAGVRGHPQRHPQVCLHLPLHPSGSGSGEGQSAALSPEQLVHCFLAAEPPQIYLRQQLKKPYTEATMMMSLTNLADRELVLMISWAKKIPGFVELNLSHQVQLLECCWLEVLMLGLMWRSVDHPGKLIFSPDLKLNRDEGSCVEGIMEIFDMLLAGSSRFRELKLQQEEYVCLKALILLNSNMTSPETGEELESRARLLRLLDAVTDALVWAISRTGLSMSQQSARLAHLLMLLSHIRHLSNKGMEHLSSMKRKNVVLLYDLLLEMLDANTVHSGRLSSARSTTGHPTPAPSLNADPGVSSQNPDGECCSRGPEECPGAQNIQE; this comes from the exons ATGAGCTCCTCTCCTGAGGCTGACCCTGAGTCGGCATCCCCCGTCCTTCAGCGGTCGAGGGCAGCGGAGCAGGAGGAGCCCTCATTGCTCTTACCGGTCGTCTACCCGTCCCCTCTGGGCATGGACAGGGATGCCGTCTGCATCCCTTCCCCGTACGCAGACGGGAACCAGGAGTACGGCCACCTGTCGGGAAGTGAGCATCATCACAGGGCCCTGGCTTTCTACGGTACACCCGCCCCATGCGTGTCTGAGGGCCCCGTGATTGGGCctcccctcagcccctccctcttTTGGAGTGTCCAGCCCGCACAAGCCCCGCCCTCTCTCGCTCTGCAGTGCCCTCCTCCGCTGGTATACAGCGAACCACGGGGGCACACCCCCTGGGCGGAGTCAAAGACACACGCTCTAAGTCACAACAG ttcTTTACAGCCTCTCATGAAGCCGTTCGGGAAGAGCGCTGATGACGATGGAGCTAGCTGCTCTTCCTCATCTCGCAGCTTGGCGATCGCCAAGAGTGATCTACACTTCTGCGTCGTGTGCCATGACTACGCCTCGGGATACCACTACGGCGTCTGGTCGTGTGAAGGCTGCAAGGCCTTCTTCAAGAGGAGCATCCAAG GGCACAATGACTACATCTGCCCAGCAACCAACCAGTGCACCATAGACAAGAACCGCCGTAAGAGCTGTCAGGCTTGTCGCCTGCGCAAGTGCTACGAAGTGGGCATGATGAAGTGTG GCGTAAGACGAGAACGGTGTGGTTACCGGGGCGTCCGCCACCGCCGTGCACCCCAGATCAGGGACGGCTCGGccggggtcagaggtcatcccCAGCGACATCCGCAGGTctgcctccatctccccctccacccGTCAGGGTCGGGGTCGGGGGAGGGTCAGTCTGCGGCGTTGTCGCCCGAGCAGCTGGTACACTGCTTCCTGGCCGCCGAGCCCCCTCAGATTTACTTGCGACAGCAGCTGAAGAAACCCTACACAGAGGCCACCATGATGATGTCCCTCACCAACCTGGCGGACAGGGAGCTCGTCCTCATGATCAGCTGGGCCAAGAAGATCCCGG GCTTCGTGGAGCTGAATCTGTCCCACCAGGTGCAGCTGTTGGAGTGCTGCTGGTTGGAGGTCCTGATGTTGGGCCTCATGTGGCGCTCTGTCGATCACCCCGGGAAGCTCATCTTCTCCCCGGACCTCAAGCTCAACAG ggatGAGGGGAGCTGTGTGGAGGGAATCATGGAGATCTTCGACATGCTCCTTGCAGGTTCCTCCAGGTTCCGGGAACTGAAGCTTCAACAGGAAGAATATGTGTGCCTCAAAGCCCTCATCCTGCTCAACTcta ACATGACGTCCCCGGAGACGGGGGAGGAGCTGGAGAGTAGAGCGCGGTTGCTCCGCCTCCTGGACGCGGTGACCGACGCCCTGGTCTGGGCCATTTCCAGGACGGGGCTGTCCATGTCCCAGCAGTCCGCACGGCTCGCCCATCTCCTCATGTTGCTCTCACATATACGCcatctcag CAACAAAGGCATGGAGCACCTGTCCAGCATGAAGAGGAAGAACGTCGTGCTGTTGTACGACCTTCTGCTGGAGATGCTCGATGCTAACACGGTGCACAGTGGTCGCCTGTCCAGTGCGAGGAGCACCACTGGCCACCCCACTCCTGCCCCATCCCTCAACGCTGACCCAGGTGTGTCGAGCCAGAACCCAGATGGGGAGTGCTGCTCTAGGGGCCCAGAAGAGTGCCCGGGGGCTCAGAACATCCAGGAGTGA